One genomic segment of Stegostoma tigrinum isolate sSteTig4 chromosome 21, sSteTig4.hap1, whole genome shotgun sequence includes these proteins:
- the inka2 gene encoding PAK4-inhibitor INKA2 isoform X2: MDHSLRRLKQELQSMKEAGDGLQDQMNCMMGALQELKLLQVQTALEQLEISGFQGQAPSITQSQPWLTNGKSSEGWPGTRLETKSCKPSSSKLHTLSPTTFPGQAEKPLGSQLRECLKEIPCEELQSSELSSRPLDPLDTPSPVSSRFLNLDKQTQTVAPTKVHEPPVPSKLGSKTMQDCNASDDWTSSLLSQSRNRQPLILGDNIFADLVGNWLDLPELEKKPALAAVDGRSRRDQGPSLSRSQEFQKKLNLTANIFKKLLRSVRPDKGKLVKEKCSQVPTSNLGDAITKRSSKGSKQKVTFYFELRGSNSQNKKVQDECGTLLDKKDLRPNNCTNKLIQSVTEKQCPFDYNSVVWV; the protein is encoded by the coding sequence CAATCTATGAAGGAAGCTGGAGATGGGCTGCAAGACCAGATGAATTGTATGATGGGCGCACTGCAGGAGCTGAAACTTCTCCAAGTGCAGACAGCTTTGGAGCAGTTGGAGATCTCAGGGTTCCAGGGCCAAGCTCCATCCATCACTCAGAgccagccatggctgacaaatggcaagagCAGCGAAGGCTGGCCAGgtaccaggcttgaaacaaagAGCTGCAAACCTAGCAgcagcaaactccacacactgaGCCCTACAACTTTTCCAGGGCAGGCTGAGAAACCCCTGGGCTCACAGCTAAGAGAATGTCTGAAGGAGATACCTTGTGAAGAGTTGCAGTCTTCTGAGCTATCATCCAGGCCTCTCGATCCTCTGGATACACCATCACCAGTTTCATCCAGATTTTTAAATCTTGACAAGCAGACCCAGACAGTTGCCCCTACAAAAGTACATGAGCCCCCTGTGCCAAGCAAGTTGGGCAGTAAGACAATGCAAGATTGCAATGCCTCCGATGACTGGACTTCCTCTCTGCTGTCCCAAAGTAGGAACAGGCAGCCCCTCATTCTGGGTGACAACATTTTCGCTGACTTGGTGGGCAACTGGTTGGACTTGCCTGAGCTGGAGAAGAAGCCCGCCCTGGCCGCTGTGGACGGACGTTCTAGGCGTGACCAAGGCCCCTCGCTCAGCAGATCTCAGGAATTCCAGAAGAAATTGAACCTGACGGCCAACATCTTCAAGAAGTTGCTGAGAAGCGTTCGGCCTGACAAAGGCAAGCTGGTGAAGGAGAAATGCAGCCAGGTACCGACGAGTAACCTCGGAGACGCTATCACCAAGAGATCCAGCAAGGGATCCAAACAGAAGGTGACTTTTTATTTTGAGCTGCGGGGAAGCAACAGTCAGAACAAGAAGGTGCAGGATGAATGTGGAACCTTACTGGACAAAAAGGATCTCAGACCCAATAACTGTACAAATAAACTGATCCAGTCGGTGACAGAGAAACAGTGTCCTTTTGACTATAACTCTGTGGTTTGGGTCTGA